Proteins encoded within one genomic window of Aerococcus viridans:
- a CDS encoding M20/M25/M40 family metallo-hydrolase, translating into MEIEALKDLIAGQESDMFAFLEKLVNTESGIDQISGVNQVGTIISQWCESIGMTTRTIPHDQAGDLLIAEYKTSENKDQKPIVLSGHMDTVFNADVTKNHHFRLLADKPGFAKGAGLMDMKGGLVIAMYVVKNLIEMGYQKHPLSLIFIPDEETLHRYSDTRQEMIGELQDAALMLNFEPTPTFDKIVVGRQGGMMLNVTVEGVQGHSGMEVEIGRSAVVELAQKVIALESLTDIPRKKLINCGIIKGGVSANTIPGSAKGNFSLRFPNQTIKEEIIADIERVIPEPYIADTTTKFEIESGVDAMVYTDKVDQLADHYLATADKMGYGPLTKVESQGASDASLASLVDIPVVDGLGIVGTGAHTLEEEADLTSLRPRVALSIQAILDL; encoded by the coding sequence TTGGAAATTGAAGCGTTAAAGGATTTAATTGCAGGGCAAGAAAGTGACATGTTCGCCTTTTTAGAAAAATTAGTGAATACAGAATCAGGGATTGATCAAATTTCTGGTGTCAATCAAGTGGGGACAATTATCAGTCAATGGTGTGAAAGTATTGGCATGACCACCCGGACCATTCCCCATGATCAAGCAGGGGACTTGTTGATTGCTGAATATAAAACTTCCGAAAACAAGGACCAAAAACCCATCGTCTTATCAGGTCATATGGATACCGTCTTTAATGCCGATGTGACCAAAAACCACCATTTCCGTTTGCTGGCTGATAAACCGGGTTTTGCTAAGGGTGCTGGCCTTATGGACATGAAGGGTGGCCTCGTCATCGCCATGTATGTGGTGAAAAACCTGATTGAAATGGGCTATCAAAAACACCCACTAAGTCTAATTTTTATTCCGGATGAAGAAACACTCCACCGGTACTCAGATACCCGTCAGGAAATGATTGGGGAATTACAGGATGCAGCATTGATGCTGAACTTTGAGCCCACACCAACCTTTGATAAAATTGTGGTCGGCCGTCAAGGTGGCATGATGCTGAACGTAACCGTCGAAGGGGTCCAAGGTCATTCCGGTATGGAAGTTGAAATTGGCCGGTCAGCCGTTGTGGAATTAGCTCAGAAAGTCATTGCCCTAGAATCCTTAACCGATATCCCGCGTAAGAAATTGATCAATTGCGGCATTATCAAGGGGGGCGTTTCAGCCAATACCATTCCAGGTTCTGCCAAAGGAAACTTCTCACTGAGATTCCCAAACCAGACCATTAAAGAGGAAATTATCGCGGACATCGAACGCGTTATTCCTGAACCCTATATAGCAGATACAACGACCAAATTTGAAATTGAATCGGGCGTAGATGCCATGGTTTACACGGATAAAGTCGATCAATTAGCAGACCATTACTTAGCCACGGCTGACAAAATGGGTTACGGTCCGCTAACTAAGGTCGAAAGCCAAGGCGCGTCCGACGCCTCTCTAGCATCCCTTGTAGACATTCCCGTTGTTGACGGATTAGGCATTGTGGGGACAGGTGCCCACACCCTTGAGGAAGAAGCTGATTTGACCTCACTTAGACCAAGAGTCGCACTATCCATTCAAGCCATTTTAGATTTATAA
- a CDS encoding universal stress protein, translating into MYQEYSRILAPIDGSDESRLAFKKAVAVAKRNNATLIVAHIIDTSAFQTTNMYNEVIPEAVTTRAKAMLTDYEEEARKAGIEQVETVIDYGSAKYQICHTLAPENKADLIMIGATGLNAIERLFIGSVSEYVIRNAPCDVLVVRTNLDNEQIAD; encoded by the coding sequence ATGTATCAAGAATATTCACGTATATTAGCCCCAATTGATGGTTCAGACGAGTCTAGATTAGCGTTTAAAAAGGCTGTAGCTGTTGCTAAGCGTAACAATGCTACCCTAATTGTTGCCCATATTATTGACACCTCTGCCTTCCAAACAACAAATATGTATAATGAGGTCATTCCTGAAGCCGTAACGACACGTGCAAAAGCCATGTTAACTGATTACGAAGAAGAAGCGCGTAAAGCAGGTATTGAGCAAGTGGAAACTGTGATTGATTATGGTTCTGCCAAGTACCAAATTTGCCATACTTTAGCGCCTGAAAATAAGGCCGATTTAATTATGATTGGTGCGACTGGTTTAAATGCTATCGAACGTTTATTTATCGGTTCTGTTTCTGAATATGTGATTCGTAATGCCCCATGTGATGTGTTAGTGGTTCGTACGAATTTAGACAATGAACAGATTGCAGACTAA
- a CDS encoding replication-associated recombination protein A — MPQNNPLAFRMRPRSIEEVVGQQHLVGEGKIIFRMVKAMQLSSMILYGPPGIGKTSIASAIAGSTKYAFRKLNAATDSKKDLQAVVEEAKFSGGIVLLLDEIHRLDKTKQDFLLPHLESGLITLIGATTENPFINTSPAIRSRAQIFQLEPLDEADIKIGLERALTDSDRGLGSFPVDIDANAIDHFAHAAFGDLRSALNALELSVKSTDENADGRIHITLDIAEESMQMKSFSHDADGDMHYDVISAFQKSIRGSDVDAALLYAARLIEAGELTILCRRLLVIAYEDIGLANPQATERTVAAVQAANQLGLPEARIPLANAIIDLALSPKSNSAIEGIDAALADVRAGKSGIIPKHLKDAHYKGAEKLGHGNEYKFPHAYPNHWVAQQYLPDTLVGRRYYQAGDTGNYERALAENRRKREGK; from the coding sequence ATGCCACAAAACAATCCCTTAGCCTTTCGCATGCGACCTCGGTCAATCGAAGAAGTTGTCGGCCAACAACATCTGGTTGGAGAAGGCAAAATCATTTTCCGAATGGTAAAAGCCATGCAATTATCATCCATGATTTTATATGGACCACCCGGTATTGGGAAGACGTCGATTGCCTCAGCCATCGCTGGGTCTACTAAATATGCCTTTAGAAAATTAAATGCCGCTACAGACAGCAAGAAGGACTTACAGGCGGTCGTTGAGGAAGCTAAATTTTCTGGGGGTATCGTCTTATTATTAGACGAGATCCACCGGTTAGATAAAACAAAACAAGACTTTCTACTACCCCATTTGGAATCAGGCTTGATTACTTTAATTGGGGCCACAACTGAAAATCCTTTTATTAACACCAGTCCAGCCATCCGGTCTCGGGCCCAAATCTTTCAATTAGAACCACTGGATGAAGCAGATATTAAAATTGGTTTAGAACGGGCCTTAACCGATAGTGACCGCGGATTAGGCAGTTTCCCGGTAGATATTGATGCAAATGCTATCGATCACTTTGCCCATGCAGCCTTTGGGGACTTGCGGTCGGCCTTAAATGCCCTAGAACTAAGCGTTAAATCTACAGATGAAAATGCAGATGGCCGTATCCATATTACTTTAGATATTGCGGAAGAAAGCATGCAGATGAAATCATTCTCCCACGACGCAGACGGAGACATGCATTACGATGTGATTTCAGCCTTTCAAAAATCTATCCGTGGGAGCGATGTGGACGCTGCCCTCTTATACGCAGCACGCTTAATTGAAGCCGGTGAATTAACCATTTTATGTCGGCGATTATTAGTCATAGCCTACGAAGATATTGGTTTAGCCAACCCACAAGCAACTGAACGAACGGTAGCTGCAGTTCAAGCGGCCAACCAATTAGGCCTACCAGAAGCTCGTATTCCTTTAGCCAATGCCATTATCGATTTAGCCCTATCGCCTAAATCCAATTCGGCCATTGAAGGAATTGACGCCGCTCTGGCTGACGTACGGGCTGGTAAGTCTGGTATCATTCCAAAACACTTGAAAGATGCCCATTATAAAGGGGCAGAAAAATTAGGTCACGGCAATGAATATAAGTTTCCACACGCCTACCCTAACCACTGGGTAGCCCAACAATACCTGCCAGATACTCTAGTTGGCAGACGTTATTATCAAGCTGGAGACACCGGGAATTATGAACGGGCCCTAGCTGAAAACCGCCGTAAACGTGAAGGTAAATAA
- the gshAB gene encoding bifunctional glutamate--cysteine ligase GshA/glutathione synthetase GshB, producing MNWLQSFIQQAEVRHAFKEASVGIEREGHRITPEGQLALTPHPKKVDGSTSSFYIQRDFAESQLELVTPPVYSADHVMEWLQAIHEVAIESLTENERIWPYSMPPALPADDLIEVADLEDPAAVDYRDYLVEVYGKKLQMISGIHFNMQISPAFIQLVHEEAKKVDGNSQSLKDFQSDFYLRLSRNFLRYQWILVYLFGAAPIADDSFFRVPSDKFDHPVRSLRNSRLGYINKDDVTFTYDNLEDYVTQLEANVTEGRLIAEKEFYSNVRLRGANKAQSLLNKGIKYLEFRLIDIQPDAAYGIKASDIEFMKYFILYLVWSCKDANMADVHYGIDLKTKVAEEETFQKTQAMDEGLAILEDMQDMLVAIEADQSVIETTQLMVDRMKDPALTPASQMMTTMKDVDGYLEAGRQFAEEVYESAWAKPYALGGFEDMELSTQILMFDAIQEGYQMDILDRNDQMLRLKYKTHKEIVKNANITSKDPYIGHYVMENKVVTKALLAEHGIHVPKSLEFNQFGEAMKVAALYQDKAFVIKPKSTNMGIGISIFKKGATADEFKAALDIAFKEDHTVLIEDFAFGTEYRFYVQEGEVLSIVNRVGANVIGDGQSTVEDLVADKNKDPKRGRDHRSPLEIIQLGDIEVNTLKQQGLTPSDVVPEGQQVILRENSNISTGGDSIEVLAEMHDSYKEIAVKMAAVLGVNITGLDLMIEDIHQPASADNYALIEANFNPMMMMHIYPAVGEGKRITKDLLSFLFPEKTKFTGGK from the coding sequence ATGAATTGGTTACAGTCATTCATTCAACAAGCAGAGGTTCGCCACGCTTTCAAAGAGGCGTCGGTAGGGATTGAACGAGAGGGTCACCGGATTACACCTGAGGGGCAGTTGGCTTTAACCCCGCATCCTAAAAAAGTGGATGGGTCAACGTCGTCATTTTATATTCAACGGGACTTTGCGGAGTCGCAATTAGAATTGGTGACACCACCAGTTTATTCTGCGGACCATGTCATGGAATGGTTGCAAGCGATACATGAAGTGGCGATTGAGTCATTAACAGAAAATGAACGGATCTGGCCATATTCAATGCCACCTGCCTTGCCGGCGGATGATTTGATTGAAGTGGCCGATTTAGAAGACCCAGCTGCTGTTGACTACCGGGATTATTTAGTAGAAGTATACGGCAAAAAATTGCAGATGATTTCTGGTATTCACTTCAATATGCAGATTTCACCTGCTTTCATTCAACTAGTCCATGAAGAAGCGAAAAAAGTAGACGGCAATAGCCAATCGCTAAAAGATTTCCAATCTGATTTTTATCTACGTTTATCCCGTAATTTCTTGCGTTACCAGTGGATTTTAGTTTATTTATTTGGGGCGGCACCAATTGCGGATGACAGCTTTTTCCGTGTGCCATCAGATAAGTTTGACCACCCAGTTCGGTCGCTTCGAAACTCACGTCTAGGATATATCAATAAGGATGATGTGACCTTTACTTATGACAATTTAGAGGACTATGTGACGCAATTAGAGGCCAACGTAACTGAGGGGCGTTTAATCGCTGAGAAAGAATTTTACTCAAATGTCCGATTACGTGGTGCCAACAAAGCCCAGTCTTTACTGAATAAAGGGATTAAGTACCTAGAATTTAGACTGATAGATATTCAACCGGATGCCGCTTACGGGATTAAAGCGTCAGATATTGAATTCATGAAATACTTCATCTTGTACTTAGTCTGGTCCTGTAAAGATGCCAATATGGCGGATGTCCACTACGGGATTGACTTGAAGACTAAGGTTGCTGAAGAGGAAACTTTCCAAAAAACGCAAGCTATGGACGAAGGGTTAGCTATTTTGGAAGACATGCAAGACATGTTAGTAGCGATTGAAGCTGATCAATCGGTTATTGAAACGACACAATTGATGGTAGACAGGATGAAAGACCCAGCATTAACGCCAGCTAGCCAAATGATGACGACTATGAAAGATGTTGATGGCTACTTAGAAGCAGGCCGCCAATTCGCGGAAGAGGTCTACGAGTCAGCCTGGGCTAAACCTTATGCTTTAGGTGGCTTTGAAGATATGGAATTATCCACACAAATCTTGATGTTCGACGCTATCCAAGAAGGCTACCAAATGGATATTTTGGACCGGAATGACCAGATGCTTCGTCTAAAATATAAGACCCACAAGGAAATCGTGAAGAATGCTAACATCACAAGTAAAGACCCTTATATTGGCCACTATGTAATGGAAAATAAGGTAGTCACTAAGGCCTTATTAGCTGAGCACGGCATTCATGTGCCAAAAAGTCTAGAATTTAATCAATTTGGTGAAGCAATGAAAGTAGCCGCCTTATATCAAGACAAAGCTTTTGTGATTAAACCAAAATCAACCAATATGGGAATTGGGATTTCAATCTTTAAGAAAGGCGCGACGGCTGACGAATTTAAGGCAGCTTTAGATATCGCCTTTAAAGAAGACCATACTGTTTTAATTGAAGACTTTGCCTTTGGAACTGAATACCGTTTTTATGTGCAAGAAGGGGAAGTCCTGTCTATTGTCAACCGTGTCGGGGCTAATGTGATTGGAGACGGCCAGTCAACAGTTGAAGATTTAGTCGCTGACAAGAATAAAGACCCTAAACGAGGACGGGACCATCGTTCGCCACTAGAAATCATTCAATTAGGTGACATTGAAGTGAACACCTTGAAACAACAAGGGCTTACACCGTCTGATGTCGTTCCTGAAGGGCAACAAGTCATTTTACGAGAGAATTCAAACATTTCAACAGGTGGAGATTCTATTGAAGTATTAGCTGAAATGCACGATTCTTATAAGGAAATTGCTGTGAAGATGGCGGCTGTTTTAGGGGTAAATATTACGGGATTAGACTTGATGATTGAAGACATTCACCAACCAGCAAGTGCAGATAACTATGCATTAATTGAAGCCAATTTTAACCCAATGATGATGATGCACATATACCCAGCAGTGGGAGAGGGCAAACGGATCACTAAAGACCTGTTAAGCTTCCTATTCCCAGAGAAAACAAAATTTACGGGAGGAAAATAA
- a CDS encoding cysteine desulfurase family protein produces the protein MKGIYLDYAATTPVDPEVIEVITKAMHDDYGNASSLYKIGRESKQKVEGVRRQIARTLNADADDIIITSGGTESNDSAINQTVARLADKGKHLITTAAEHSSVYQTMRHLERQGFEVTYLEFDEEGHIDFEELKTSIRKDTILVSIMAGNNEVGSLQDIQAIGDLLYEKDIFFHTDTVQTYLNIPLDVEKMHIDALSMSAHKIYGPKGIGFMYYRNAKADFAPYVRGGNQENKHRAGTEALPLILGMSKAIEKQYDNMEKHQDHLKALRQHFLEGARERGLDFQINGPAEAELAHVLNIYWPGHPSDQVLIKLDLRDAYLSAGSACTAGSLEPSRVLVSMYGADSPRIAESLRLSFGEPTEFSDIDQILDIFVSIK, from the coding sequence ATGAAAGGCATTTATTTAGATTACGCCGCAACAACGCCAGTTGATCCAGAAGTCATTGAAGTCATTACAAAAGCCATGCATGATGATTACGGAAATGCTTCAAGTTTGTACAAGATTGGGCGTGAATCTAAGCAGAAGGTAGAAGGCGTCCGCAGACAAATTGCCCGTACCCTTAACGCTGATGCGGATGATATTATCATCACGTCTGGTGGGACCGAGTCCAATGATTCAGCTATCAACCAAACTGTTGCTCGTTTAGCGGATAAGGGTAAACATTTAATTACGACCGCTGCAGAACACTCTTCTGTCTACCAAACGATGCGTCACCTTGAAAGACAAGGTTTTGAAGTGACTTATCTAGAATTCGACGAAGAAGGTCATATTGACTTTGAAGAATTGAAAACAAGCATCCGAAAAGACACGATTTTGGTATCCATTATGGCCGGCAATAACGAAGTTGGGTCCTTGCAAGATATTCAAGCTATTGGGGATTTATTATATGAAAAGGATATTTTCTTCCATACAGATACTGTCCAAACATATTTGAATATTCCTTTAGACGTGGAAAAAATGCACATCGATGCCTTGTCTATGTCTGCCCATAAAATATACGGGCCAAAAGGAATAGGCTTTATGTATTATCGTAATGCTAAGGCGGATTTTGCCCCTTATGTACGCGGGGGTAACCAAGAAAACAAACATCGGGCAGGAACAGAAGCCTTACCTTTAATTTTGGGTATGTCTAAAGCAATCGAAAAGCAATATGACAATATGGAAAAGCACCAAGACCACTTAAAGGCCTTGCGTCAACATTTCTTGGAGGGCGCCCGGGAACGTGGCTTAGACTTCCAAATCAATGGTCCGGCTGAAGCAGAATTGGCCCATGTCTTAAATATCTATTGGCCAGGTCACCCATCTGATCAAGTTTTAATCAAGCTAGATTTAAGAGATGCTTACTTATCAGCAGGTTCAGCATGTACAGCAGGATCACTTGAACCATCACGCGTGCTTGTGTCTATGTACGGGGCGGATTCGCCGCGAATCGCAGAAAGTTTACGACTTTCTTTTGGGGAACCAACTGAATTTTCAGATATTGATCAAATTTTAGATATTTTTGTTTCAATTAAATAG
- the mnmA gene encoding tRNA 2-thiouridine(34) synthase MnmA, which translates to MSGGVDSSVTALLLKQQGYDVIGIFMKNWDDTDENGFCTATEDYKDVAAVAAQIGIPYYSINFEKEYWDKVFTYFLDEYKRDRTPNPDVMCNKEIKFKAFLDYALELGADYVATGHYAQVERDAKGKVHMLRGLDNNKDQTYFLNQLSQDQLQRVMFPLGHLEKPEVRRIAEEAGLATAKKKDSTGICFIGEKNFKEFLGNFLPAQPGKMIAEDGTVMGDHMGLMYYTIGQRKGLGIGGGGESDQPWFVVGKDQAKNVLYVGQGFHNDKLYADYLMASDLSFVDDEFTATSFDCTAKFRYRQKDTQVHVDINEDGTAKITFAEPVRAITPGQAVVFYDGPECLGGGTIDAAFKNSEVAELQYV; encoded by the coding sequence ATGAGTGGTGGCGTTGATTCCAGCGTAACAGCCTTATTACTGAAACAACAAGGGTATGATGTCATCGGTATCTTCATGAAGAACTGGGATGACACAGACGAAAATGGTTTCTGTACAGCAACGGAAGATTACAAAGACGTTGCCGCAGTAGCCGCGCAAATCGGTATTCCTTACTACTCAATTAACTTTGAGAAGGAGTATTGGGACAAGGTATTCACTTATTTCTTAGATGAATACAAACGTGACCGGACACCCAACCCGGATGTAATGTGTAATAAGGAAATTAAATTTAAAGCTTTCCTAGACTATGCATTAGAACTTGGGGCTGACTATGTTGCAACTGGCCACTACGCGCAAGTTGAACGCGACGCTAAAGGCAAAGTACACATGTTACGAGGTTTAGATAATAATAAGGATCAAACATACTTCCTTAACCAATTATCACAAGATCAACTACAACGTGTCATGTTCCCATTAGGCCATTTAGAAAAACCAGAAGTACGTCGTATTGCTGAAGAAGCAGGATTAGCAACTGCTAAGAAAAAAGACTCAACTGGTATTTGCTTTATCGGTGAAAAGAACTTTAAGGAATTCCTAGGTAACTTCTTACCAGCACAACCTGGTAAAATGATTGCTGAAGATGGGACTGTAATGGGTGACCACATGGGCTTAATGTACTATACAATCGGCCAACGAAAAGGATTAGGCATCGGTGGCGGTGGCGAATCTGATCAACCATGGTTCGTTGTAGGGAAAGACCAAGCTAAAAACGTTTTATACGTTGGTCAAGGCTTCCACAACGATAAATTATATGCAGACTACTTAATGGCGAGTGACCTCTCATTTGTCGATGACGAATTTACTGCAACATCATTTGATTGCACAGCGAAATTCCGTTACCGTCAAAAAGATACACAAGTCCATGTTGATATCAATGAAGATGGGACTGCGAAAATCACTTTTGCAGAACCAGTACGTGCAATCACCCCTGGACAAGCAGTTGTATTCTACGATGGTCCAGAATGTCTAGGTGGCGGTACAATTGATGCTGCTTTCAAAAATTCAGAAGTAGCAGAATTGCAATACGTTTAA
- a CDS encoding ATP-dependent RecD-like DNA helicase — MRQNQNQPTSEDYVIGEVKATFFFNESNFYRVMSVEIDETNTMYSEKEIVMTGNFPTIQDGTTYHFNGKLVDHAKYGVQFQVTSYEAQKITSKEGLIRFLSSEQFPGIGDTIASRIVDAFGDQTIDTILNDVESLKVVKGLSKKTRTMLHERMVEQRGNEQVFVKLAEMGFSSRLAGQIYGLYHNEAVEIIEENPYILIDDIRGFGFQKADQIALNIGFPLDSPVRIAGGVMFVLNLATFESGNTFVMEAPLIEKTQEVLMHGQSQFIDAKLIEDAISDMNETGKLILSEEGRVALPTLYFAEVGIAKMMGQMQQPQYQPQYPGVDLDEEIQKLEQDLGISYGQAQKKAIKEALTSKMFILTGGPGTGKTTVLNGIVQLYARLNDISLNVEEYDPGAFPISLAAPTGRAAKRMTEMIRLPASTIHRLLGLTGEEDDSEDGEVAGMQLETDLLIIDEMSMVDTWLAYKLLSSVPSFMQVIFVGDKDQLASVGPGQVLADLLSSQTVKTRELDEIYRQKNQSTIVQLAHQIKQGIVPKDLMINQRDRSFFKVQANQIADLVAIVAKRAVDKGYQKRDVQVLAPLYKGQAGINHINERLQAVLNPNDDGKRRELVYFEQTFRVGDKVLQLKNQAEKNVFNGDLGEIVAIFFAKETTNKVDQIVVQFDEVEVTYERNDFNEITLAYCTSIHKSQGSEFPIVIVPLVPQHHRMLKRNLLYTGITRAKQSLIMCGEPQAFQTAIQNVDASRQTQLKDFLMEAVDIDERMATAVAAEIEDKEENDVDSKESKSENSTVTSSQIESNKDGEENQAENESTTIGSDTEASDEAGSAVADFKLTAELVLTNAIDPMIGMDGLKPEDF; from the coding sequence ATGCGACAAAATCAGAACCAACCAACAAGTGAAGATTATGTCATAGGTGAGGTAAAGGCGACCTTCTTTTTTAATGAAAGCAACTTTTATCGGGTAATGTCAGTTGAAATAGACGAAACCAATACCATGTATTCAGAAAAAGAAATCGTGATGACGGGAAACTTCCCAACTATTCAGGATGGGACGACCTATCATTTTAACGGGAAACTGGTGGACCACGCTAAATATGGTGTCCAATTCCAAGTAACTTCTTATGAAGCGCAGAAAATCACTTCTAAAGAAGGGTTAATTCGCTTTCTGTCGTCCGAACAATTTCCAGGAATTGGGGATACGATTGCCAGTCGTATTGTCGATGCTTTTGGCGACCAAACCATTGATACTATTTTAAATGATGTAGAATCCTTAAAAGTGGTTAAAGGTTTGTCTAAAAAGACAAGAACTATGCTACATGAGCGGATGGTTGAACAAAGGGGGAATGAACAAGTTTTCGTTAAGCTAGCTGAGATGGGCTTTTCATCGCGGTTGGCTGGGCAAATTTATGGCCTCTACCATAACGAAGCAGTCGAAATTATTGAAGAAAATCCTTATATTTTGATCGACGATATCCGCGGTTTTGGTTTTCAAAAAGCAGACCAAATCGCTTTAAATATCGGTTTCCCCTTGGATTCACCAGTTCGGATTGCTGGGGGTGTCATGTTTGTCCTAAACTTAGCAACCTTTGAATCGGGTAACACCTTTGTCATGGAAGCGCCACTGATTGAGAAAACCCAAGAAGTATTGATGCATGGACAGTCTCAATTTATTGATGCTAAATTAATCGAAGATGCTATTTCTGACATGAATGAGACAGGTAAGTTGATTTTATCTGAAGAAGGGCGTGTTGCCCTGCCTACTTTATATTTTGCTGAAGTAGGTATTGCCAAAATGATGGGGCAAATGCAGCAACCTCAGTATCAACCCCAATATCCGGGTGTTGATTTAGACGAAGAAATCCAAAAATTAGAACAAGACTTAGGTATTTCCTACGGACAGGCTCAAAAGAAAGCCATTAAAGAGGCGTTAACTTCCAAAATGTTTATCTTAACTGGGGGACCAGGGACAGGTAAGACAACGGTATTAAACGGCATCGTCCAATTGTATGCTCGTTTAAATGATATTTCCTTAAATGTAGAAGAATACGACCCAGGTGCCTTTCCAATTTCTTTAGCCGCCCCAACAGGACGAGCCGCTAAACGAATGACTGAAATGATTCGCCTGCCAGCATCAACTATCCACCGTTTACTTGGTTTAACAGGTGAAGAGGATGACAGCGAAGACGGCGAAGTGGCAGGCATGCAGCTAGAAACTGACTTGTTGATTATTGACGAAATGTCCATGGTGGATACATGGCTTGCCTATAAATTACTTTCAAGTGTCCCTTCATTTATGCAGGTCATTTTTGTGGGGGATAAAGACCAGTTAGCTTCTGTAGGACCCGGACAAGTATTAGCTGATTTATTGTCATCACAAACGGTTAAAACACGTGAATTAGATGAAATTTACCGTCAGAAAAACCAGTCGACCATTGTCCAATTGGCTCATCAGATTAAACAAGGTATTGTGCCTAAAGATTTGATGATCAACCAACGAGATCGGTCATTCTTCAAGGTGCAAGCGAATCAAATTGCAGACTTAGTAGCTATTGTGGCTAAGCGGGCTGTTGACAAGGGCTACCAAAAACGAGACGTTCAAGTCTTGGCGCCGCTCTATAAAGGACAGGCCGGGATCAATCATATCAATGAGCGTTTGCAGGCTGTTTTAAACCCCAACGACGACGGTAAAAGACGGGAGTTAGTCTATTTTGAACAAACCTTTAGGGTTGGGGATAAGGTCTTGCAGCTGAAAAACCAAGCCGAGAAAAACGTTTTCAATGGCGACTTAGGGGAAATCGTGGCTATCTTTTTTGCTAAGGAAACAACTAATAAAGTAGACCAAATTGTGGTGCAATTTGATGAGGTTGAGGTGACTTATGAACGTAATGACTTCAATGAAATTACCTTAGCTTACTGTACGTCAATTCATAAGTCGCAGGGGTCGGAATTTCCAATTGTGATAGTGCCTTTAGTGCCGCAACACCACCGGATGCTGAAGCGAAATTTATTATATACGGGGATTACGCGGGCCAAGCAGTCCTTGATTATGTGCGGTGAACCCCAGGCCTTTCAAACGGCCATTCAAAATGTGGATGCTAGCCGGCAAACCCAGCTGAAAGACTTTTTAATGGAAGCTGTGGATATTGATGAACGGATGGCCACGGCGGTTGCAGCGGAAATAGAGGACAAAGAGGAAAATGATGTTGACAGCAAAGAATCTAAGAGTGAAAATTCGACGGTAACTAGCAGTCAAATCGAATCCAATAAAGACGGTGAAGAAAACCAAGCAGAAAATGAGTCAACTACTATCGGTAGCGATACAGAAGCGAGTGATGAAGCTGGCTCAGCAGTGGCAGATTTCAAACTCACTGCCGAATTGGTTTTGACGAATGCCATTGACCCTATGATAGGAATGGATGGATTGAAGCCGGAAGATTTTTAA